Genomic window (Streptomyces cadmiisoli):
GTCGCCGCCGCGCTGCCGGGCGAAGACGAGCCGGGCGCGCAGCCGCTCCAGCCGGGCGCGCTGGAGGTCGTCGAGCGGGTCGGCCTCGACGGCTGCCAGCGTGGTGTGCGCCTCGTCGACCGCCCCGGCGTCGATCTGGGCCTGGGCGGCGGCCAGTGCGCGGCTGACGCGGCGGGCGGGGTCCGGGGTCAGCTCCGCCGCCCTTTTCAGGAACGAGGCGGACGCGGCGGCTCCGCCCCGGCCCCGTGCGCGGTCGGCCGAGCACACCAGGTCGGCGGCCACGTCCTCGTCGGGCCGGGCGGCGGCGTGAGCGCGGTGCCAGGCCCGGCGGTCGGGGTCGAGGCGGGAGTCGGTGGCCTCGGCCAGCGCCCGGTGCGCGGCCCTGCGGTCCGGTGCGGCCGTCCTGCGGTAGATGGCCGAGCGCACCAGGGGATGGTGGAACCGCACGCGGGTGCCGAACTCCACGAGTCCCGCGGACTCGGCGGGCGCCGCGGCGTGCGCCGGTATCCCCTGCTCTCCGGCCGCACGCCACAGCAGGTCGGCGTCCCCGGTGGGCTCGGCCGCGGCGGTCAGCAGCAGCAGTCGGCTGTCCGGCGGCAGTGACCGGAACCGCTCGTGGAAGGCGGCCTCCACGCAGCCCGCCGCGGAGTGGCCGCCGGGAAGCCAGAAGCCGCCCGCCAGGTCGGCGGGTGCGAGGGCGCGCGGCAGGTGCAGCAGGACCATCGGGTTGCCGCGCGCCTCGGCCACGATCCGGTCCCGAACGACCGGGTCGAGCGGTACGCGGACGGCCGAGGCCAGCAGGGCCTGCGCGTCGGGCGGGCTGAGGCCCTCGACGATCAGCTCCGGCAGGCCCGTCGGCACCCGGTGGCCGTGGTCGCCGTCGCGCACGGCGAAGATCAGTGCCACCGCGTCGGCCAGCAGACGCCGGGCGACGAAGGCCAGCACCTGCAGGGACCCGTCGTCGAGCCACTGCGCGTCGTCGACGAGGCAGGCCAGCGGACGTTCCTCGGCGGCCCCGGCGAGCAGGCCGATCACGGCCAGGCCCACCAGGAACCGGTTGGGCGCCTCGCCCTCCCGCAGTCCGAAGGCGACGGACAGCGCGTCGCGCTGCGGCCCCGGCAGCCGGTCGATTTGGTTCAGCAGCGGCGCGCAGAGCTGGTGGAGGCCCGCGAACGGAAGCTCCATCTCCGACTCGACGCCCGCGACGCGGACGGTACGGAACCCGGTGGCCCGCCCGGCCGCGTGGTCGAGCAGCGCGGTCTTGCCGATGCCCGCCTCACCGCGCAGGAGGAGCACCGCGCTGTTGCCCGCCCGCGCCATGGCCAGCACCCGGTCGAGCGCCGCGAGCTCCTGGCCCCGGCCCCGCAGTGCGATCCGCGCGTCGGTGGCGGGCATGACCATGGATTCGAACCTTCTGCCCCATTAGGTAATCTAATGCGATCTTATTCCCTTTTGGGTTCCATGACAGTTGGGTACACCCGGTCCCGTCCCCGGTCCCGGTCCCGTCCCCGGGGTGCGGCCACGGGACGAACGCCGGGGGTCCGCCCGGACCGAAGCGCACCCGTCCGGTCCAGGGTGGACGAGCCGGCGGCCCGAAGTCGTCGGCGTAGGCAAGGAGACCCCCACATGGCAGACACTCCCGCAGCGGCGACGATCCGTCCGTTCACCTTCGAGTTCTCCGACGCGGAACTCGACGA
Coding sequences:
- a CDS encoding ATP-binding protein; this translates as MVMPATDARIALRGRGQELAALDRVLAMARAGNSAVLLLRGEAGIGKTALLDHAAGRATGFRTVRVAGVESEMELPFAGLHQLCAPLLNQIDRLPGPQRDALSVAFGLREGEAPNRFLVGLAVIGLLAGAAEERPLACLVDDAQWLDDGSLQVLAFVARRLLADAVALIFAVRDGDHGHRVPTGLPELIVEGLSPPDAQALLASAVRVPLDPVVRDRIVAEARGNPMVLLHLPRALAPADLAGGFWLPGGHSAAGCVEAAFHERFRSLPPDSRLLLLTAAAEPTGDADLLWRAAGEQGIPAHAAAPAESAGLVEFGTRVRFHHPLVRSAIYRRTAAPDRRAAHRALAEATDSRLDPDRRAWHRAHAAARPDEDVAADLVCSADRARGRGGAAASASFLKRAAELTPDPARRVSRALAAAQAQIDAGAVDEAHTTLAAVEADPLDDLQRARLERLRARLVFARQRGGDAPRRLLDAAHRLAPLDAALARDTLLEALGAAIFAGRLSEGPGLREIAEAARAAPPPPTPPRVVDTLLDGLTGRIVDGRAAGADGLRRALRTVREQGCGGPEADRARLWLAFRVTPEPLATELWDDDAWHELATDAVRTARAAGALAVLPTALTYLACLAVHTGDFDTAAALIDEATAISEATGGTPMMYTSLVLAAWRGREAEALDLIRTTREEVAARGEGRSLALADCATALLYNGLGRYDAALTAATRACQYEDLGLFAWGLVEQIEAAARTGRPETAAPALDVLTEHTRASGTAWALGTEACSRALLSDDDRAAEALYQEAVEHLGHCRITVRLARARLLYGEWLRRRNRRQDSRAQLRSAHETFSRIGAEGFAERARRELLATGETVRPRSTGVSGELTGQETQIARLAADGHTNAEIGAQLFISPRTVEWHLGNVFAKLGVTSRRRLRSALTRPGPGVPAG